Below is a genomic region from Miscanthus floridulus cultivar M001 chromosome 1, ASM1932011v1, whole genome shotgun sequence.
GCTCGTTCCCACGTACTTATGCGCCGGCCCCCACAAATCACGCTCTTTTCCATTTGGCCACATCCCCAAAAAAATCTGtgtttttgtttgaaattttaaaaTCCGATTCGAATCACTGTCATTTGTGTTTTGTGTGCGTGTGCCAGCTTATAGTAACTAGAAATCACTTCATGAATCATGTGCACTCTAATCTTTGATTCTCATATGCAACTTTACTATTTACAGCGTCGCAGTCGTTCATCGGCGTCAACTACGGGACGATCGCAGACAACCTGCCGCCGCCGGCGTCGACGGCCAGCCTCCTCATGTCCACGTCCATCGGCAAGCTCCGCCTGTACGAGCCACAGCCGGACCTGGTGGCCGCGCTCGCGGGCTCCAACATCTCCATCCTGCTGGGCATCCCCAACGGCGCCGTCCCGAACCTCGCGTCCTCCCCGGCCGCCGCGGCGTCCTGGGCCGCCGCCAACATCCCCACCACGGTTCCCGTCTCCGCCATCTCCGTTGGCAACGAGCTGCTCAACTCCGGCGACCCCACGCTCGCGCCCCAGCTCCTCCCCGCCATGCAGAACCTGCTCGCCGCGCTCCCAGCGGGCTCGACCACCAAGGCATGTATATATCCTCTCGTCACACATGTGTGATCCCTCTAGAGACGCATGGTTGGCCGGACGGTTCCTGAGCAAGTCAAGTTGGCAACTACTGTACGTACAGATCTCCACCGTGCACTCCATGGCCGTGCTGTCGGCGTCGGACCCGCCGTCCTCCGGCGCGTTCCACCCGAACCTCACCGGCAGCCTGGACCCGGTACTGGACTTCCTGCACCAGAACGGCGCGCCCTTCATGATCAACCCGTACCCCTACTTCGCGTACGCCTCCGACTCGCGGCCGGAGACGCTGGCGTTCTGCCTGTTCCAGCCCAACGCGGGCCGCGTCGACGCCGTGTCGGGGCTCACCTACACCAACATGTTCGACGCGCAGCTGGACGCCATCCGCGCGGCGCTGGACGCCAAGGGGTACAGCGACGTGGACATCGTCATCGCCGAGACCGGGTGGCCGTACAAGGGGGACGCCGACGAGGCCGGCGTCACGGTGGACAACGCCAAGGCCTACAACACCAACCTCGTGGCGCACCTCAAGTCCCAGGTCGGCACGCCGCGGACGCCAGGCAAGTCGGTGGACACGTACATCTTCGCGCTCTACGACGAAGACCTCAAGGGGGGGCCCGAGTCGGAGCGGTCCTTCGGGCTGTACAAGACAGACCTGACGGCGAACTACGACGTCGGGCTCGCGAAGAGCAGCAGCACGGCGGCACCGACGAGTTTGAACCCGGTTCCGGCACAGGTACTTCCAGTTCTAGATCAGTGCTCGCCATCTCTGCTGCCCTTGATTGATGGAAAGGGGAGTTACTGATGCCATCTGAATTTGCAGGGCTCGCCGCAACCGAGCAAAGGGACGATGCCGACTGGGTTCTGCGAGACCACGGCCGCCGTGCCAGGCAGCACGCAGGGCCAACAGTTGCCGCAGAGCAGCTCGTGCTACATCCCCGGCGGGGCCGTGTCTAGGCGAACTGACGCCAGCACACGGCGGCTCGTTTTGTTTGGTGTTTTACTGTACTTGGTCAAGGTAGCCGGAAACTAGTTACAGCATCTGTGTGCGACGGAAGGCTTTTGCAACACACAGTTGTACGTATAGATTCACCACCGTATTAGACTTCACGAAAGCTGCTAGGCATAGTCGAATGGTCGGATGTTGAGCCACACGGTTGCCCTGCTCTGGCCTCCACAGCTCCGCCTGCAACTCCTTTGTAATTTGTAGTACAGAgatataaaaaaaaaaaaacagatggaTTCCGCGAGCTTTCTTCTCAAAAAAGGCGGAGCAATGTTGTgcatttttttttatctacagaGCTAAGTTGCGTGATATAAACACCTGAGCTGCTTTGCCTAAGCAGCGGCACCTTAGATTTATGCATTTCTGCACACCTATGCCAGCAACAATTTGTTGCGATTTGGGTATGGCTGGCCGCCGAGTCCACAAAAGTCAATGGCATTAGTGTTGAGCACTACGTCACCAGGCTTTGAATCCAAACTCCTtgggtccagtttagtttgcaaaaaattttgcaaaatttttcacatttcccgtcacatcgaatctttggacgcatgcatgaagcattaaatataaataaaaaataaaactaattacacagtttagacgaaatccacaagacgaatcttttaagcctaattagactatgattggacactatttaccaaataacaacgaaaacgctacagtagccattttgcaaaattttttgcatctaaacaaggccttggtaaAATTCCTTTTTAGTCAACGCTGAAAACATCAGTGTCATCATCATTTAAGTTTGTTCCAAAGATAGGTTGCTCTTCTGATGATTGGGTCTGCTGAGGAGCCTTCTGCATATGCTTCCAATGCTCGTAAGAGTTTTATGAATTTGACTCCATCATCCTGAAGCAGTATGTGACAAGAACTAAAGTGTATGCAGGGAGGAACATAAGATGAGAACACTAGTATCCCTAGAAACTAAAATGGTATGGTgcttaaattttaatttcaaGTTACCTGTGGCTTCTTAAATACAAGGTTGGCTGTCTTGAAAGGAACCATATAATGAGGAAGATCAGAACGCAGCGTTGCCTACAATGTCGTTTGGATGAAAAGAATTTGTTGAGATGTTCTCTTGACAATTAGAAACGAAGCAATAACTATCCACAGAAATATCAATAAAGAATACCAGGCTTTTGCAAAGGATTGCCTGTTCTGAGTGAGAAATCAAAGCCTGTAAAGAACCCACAATGATGTCAATCAAAAAGATGCCAGATTAATTTCAAGTGAAAGAACTAAAATTATATTTAACTTTTCAGGACCATGCATTTACCAAATCCATTGCAACAAAGGCATCATATAACAAAATGAAGTGAAATCAAGCCAGCATTGCTAGAGTTTCTGTGCAGATGCAAGTGGATGCCGATACATGCAAACAAAGGAAACAAAGGGGAGGAGTTATCATGTACACATTGCCTGTTTAATTCGTTCATCCTCAACTTCATCCACGGATTTCAGTACATTCTCCAAGGAACCTAtttagaattttcaaaaaaaaagaaaaagatcatTGCTATGTCTCTGAAACCTCCTAAGATAATCAGGGTAACAGATATGCTTTGCTGGTGTTCCCTAAGAAAAAAGTTGACAGACAAGGCTAAACATGTGATTTACAAAAgacagatggattcaaaccttcCCACTTTGGAGTGTATGTCAGATTCTAAAACCTATCCAATTTTTATAGTATGTGTACTAGATCAATGAATTTGAACCAACAACAGCTAAACATAACAAAATAAACTCTGCTACAGCAATACAAATATTAAACTAATTAACCCAGATTAAATTAGTCTTACAAGTGCAAAGATTTTTAAAGAAGCGTACCGAACTTAGTTATCAGCTTTACTGCATTAATATCTCCAATCCCCTCAACTCCTGAAAATAAAAGTGTTTTCAATCACATCATAAGCATATCTCGGTCAACAGGTTCCAGCAAAGATAAATTTAGATCAGAGAGATGCACTGTGGCAACGAATGATGGATGATCACTGTTAACAGTTCTAAGCAGATTGGCACAGAACAAATTGCATTTGTGCTAAAAAGGTAAATAGACTTAGTATGGTTAATAGCTAATTTGATAGGTCAGCAAAGGTTTTTATTCAACAGCTAAAATTACAGTTTCAATCACACAGTGCAGTACAGAACAAAAGAACCAATAGCtaaacaagtagaacaagcacgAAAGAATATCTGTAGAAGATCGTCAAATTATCTGTTCCTCGATAAAGAACAGCTACAACAAAGAGCACATGACTAGATGTCTTTATTTTATTTCCAAAGTTCCTACCGCCTTCACACTAACTTCTTCCAGGTAGTTATCTTATCTTCACTTTGTGGGACTCCTGATTATGACGACAGTAGACTAGGGCCCTGTTTGGAACCGACTATAATCAGATTCCCGGCCACCAACCGCGAGAATCGTGCCAAACGCAGCACCGCATCAGCGACAAGAGTGCGGGACTGCAAGAATGAACTGTGCGACCAATTAACAGTACCGCAGCCATGGAACCACGGTTCAGCTATCGCACCACGTGGCCACGACCGTGGTCCCAAACAGGGCCTAGAAAAACAAAGGCAATCCAGCACAAGAAAGCACTATTTCTATATGACGATAGCCACTAGTGTACTTGGTTACCTTTGTGCAAAAGAGAAATGAAATCTCCTTGCCTGTCACCAATAGTAATCAGAAATTACATTCATATAAAGGAAACAAACAGACCAACCAACCCATAGTATGTTATATTAAAggggggcagacccagtgccggaggctcccacatgagtggggtctagggaagggaaaAACGAGGCaagcctccccccccccccccccccccccccccccccccgcaaaatctgcggagaggctgcttcgaacccgcgacctggtgactcagtgagacagctctcaccacttcACATACATAATTCTTTTTTACCAGAgtaaaaaaagaaggaaaaaggaTATCACTTGTTAGAAGAGGCATGGATCATAGGACAAAACAGTAACAAAAGGCTACCAGGTATATTGTCAGCTTTGTCTCCTGAAAGTGCAACAACATCAACAAACTGCGAGGGTTTCAGTGCTCCATATCGCTTGACGAAGTCTTCAACTCCAAATGAAACCATCCTGCATGTCCAAATCATAAAACTTAACTATTTCAAACATTCAGTTAAGTACTTGCAAACCATTTTAACTTACCCTGATCCGCGTGGAGCAATCCTGAGCAGACGCAAAGAAGGTGACAAAACTTGGAAGAAGTCTTTATCAGGAGAGACAATCCGTACCTTCAGAAGGGGGCAAGGGGCATTTTAAGACCAAAAGGCACTCGTCATAAATAAGGACCAAAAATATATGAGAATATATTATATGCCTGTGGTGTTTTGTGGGTGGATGTGGTGCCGCATTTGGGGATGGGTGATCCAGTTAGTTGTAAATTTTCTGGTCAGATCTTTTCAAGACCTCAAGTTCGAATAGAACATTCTAGGTATTATCAATGATGAACAGTTGATGGATAGAACTGAAAGTGACCAATGGCTCCAGTGTTTACCTTGTAACCAGCCGAAACACTGTTTACAGCCAGGGTGCCAATAACATCATCAGCTTCAACGCCTGGAACCTGAATCAATTGTTTGACAATGCCAAATATCAGCAGCTATCTCATTTAACGGAGATGCAGCTCCGTGGTACATGGGACATGGCATGTTCCCCAAACATACTAATAAATAGTAAATAGCTACCCAGATTGTAGCAAATTCATAACTGATATATTTTTACCTCAATTACTTTTATTGACATCGCCTTAATGGATGCCTTCAAGTATTGCATGCCCTGGACAACGGTGTCAGGTGTTGGAGTGCGGTTGCTCTTGTAAGCAGGGTACAACATATGACGAAAGGTCATTCCTAAAGGGGGAGAAAAGAATGGTATTGTTTCTTTATAGGATTCAAAAGATGAGAGTAACATGATACAACAGCAAAGGTATCTTCTAAAAAGTGGCTGatgaaaacatcaaagtttaAGTGTTGGCATGCTCTCTTTCCAATGAGTAAGCAAAGTATCTCTAAGACCTCCCAACTTGGAGCATCAAAGATGCCCTTGATGCCTCGTATGTTTGTTGCTTCCAATATTCTACGCGTTTCTTTAGTAAAGAGTAACTGGAAAGATAATAAGAACCAAGAAACTAAGCGCCATAAAATtcttagaaaagaaaaaggcaaaaTGCAATATTCCAAAACTGGTTTACCCAACACTCCTATACCATTCATACTTCTCTCTACCCAACACTTTCTTGACCAAGGAATGGAGTTCAACAAAACATTGCTTATGTGCAAGCCAGGGCTCCAGGCCGTCAAACACAAATCGTGGATTGAGGCTCAGTCCAAGATCTTTGATGCATCCCCAAGATGCTAACTGACAGCCACAGATTACCTTCTACCATGATCCCATCAACTTGAGACATCTTACACTCTTACCTTTTGCCATGTGACATTCTTTGGATGGCATGGCAGTATAATGACCATATGGAACTCCTGAAAAGAAAAGTTTGGTGACTTCGTTGCTTTAAGAACTTGAGGAAATGAATCACTTTAAATTTGCACAGATACTAGGTCCATCTCACAATCTCATCCACCAGGAATGTTCAGCTTCAAGAAGAAATtcaaggagaaaaagaaaaactagaaCCAACACCCCACCCCACCCAAAAAATAAAGACCCTAAATAAATTGATCTCAAATTTAACCAAACATCTCTGATGAAAATATATTGAATAAAACAATTCGTGAATGGTAACAAGAAATCACATAGCAAGGTAAAGCTTGCAGCGGATCAATACGCTGGTCTAGTGCAATTAATAAGCTCAATAAGTTCAACTGTGCAATCGTTATATTATGGCAAAGATCCAATGCTTATTGAGGAAAAAATGTGACAAGTGTGTGTTGCAGAGATTGATCAATAAGAGTCACTGCATGAATATTAAAACATTAAACAGAATGTGTATACTCAAATATGAATTATCCTGGGCACAGCTCACCATCGTGGTCAAACACAACCTACAAATGGGTTAAGAAAATCATAAGTGATGGAAGCTATGAGGAAACAACAGATATTGATGCCAGTCGAAACCATGCTAGAACTGAGCATACCGCAGCATGAGATGGAATGAACTCCAGCATGTCAAGAAGCTGCAAAAGGAATTCAGAACAATCACAATGATGAATAACACACAAAGCTAAATATAAAGTTGTAACATGTTAATATGTAGTTTGTCACCTCACAACTCCCTTCAAAGAAAAATGTAGGTCATTTtagttttgttctaagtcaaacttctctaaagTTGACCAAGTTTAAAGAAAAATGCACCAATATCTATAACATCAAATTAGTTCGTTAAATTTCCCATGAAATATGTCTTCATAGTGCATTTAGTTGGCATTGtagatattaatatatttttctatcaACTCGATCAGATTTAGATCATTTTCACTTACAACAAAACTAAAAATGACCTCCATTTTGGAACAGAGTACTAAAAAAATGTGAACCCACAACAGAAAGTATAAAAGTAAATTTTATATTAACATTAACTGATACTGAAGACTGAACTCTTTTAAGATGCCAAACAGCTGAAACAGTCAGCTGTGCATAGCAAATCCTTTGTCTTACCAGCAAATCCAAAATCGCAATGGAATGGTCAAATGGCCATCTACATACATGCTAGTAGACTTTGTAAACTAGTCTGTATCTATTCCACAATTCCAAAACATCATAAGAGTTTTGCTACAGAAAGAGAGGACAGGATTGATGCTCATAGTCCATTTACTCTATTTGTGACAAATGAATTAGGAAAGCTGTAAAAATGCATACTCCCTCCGATCCAAATATAAGTCCATTTGGACTTGAGCATAAGAATTAAGGTGAGAGGTGCATTGAGCCATTGACTATATTGCCCATTAATCATTACTACAGTAAAGATGGGTGGCAAGTGTATTGCATTGATTAGAGTGCTCTGTGCTGTGTGCACTTAAGTAGGGATAGATACGGAAGAATGAAGCAAAAAAATGCATTGGAATTATAATGGATTTATATTTGGTGCATTTCAGAAAAAGGCTAGATGAACTTGTGTTTGGGATCGGAGGGAATAGAAACCTAAGGGTAGAATTTGAACTTCTTAGGATCAAGGACCCCATTTGACTATGGAACAATACTACTTACCAGGGATAGAGCTTTGAATATAGTTAAAACCCAATCCCCATTTCCATCAGCATGCTCCAACTGGCCGTGCTGCAGCTGTGCTACAAATGTTAAAGAAAAAAGAGATGACTTGCAGATTTCAGTAATTAAAAAATGCAGAGAAAATGAGGAAGGGGGGAAAAATAGAGAACAATGTCAAGCGGTTGCTTTTGGTTTAGGTAAAGGAGCTTTTGTCAGACATAACTTTGACATGATTACACTAACATAACTAAAGAAGAACAAGATGCTAGTCAAACAAGCTTTAAACAGCATAACACAAATTAAAGCAAGGACAATTTTCAAGAGACCAGATATGCCTAGCTTAGTCTAGGCAGTCCAGCAGCTAAACTGTC
It encodes:
- the LOC136549118 gene encoding glucan endo-1,3-beta-glucosidase 7-like isoform X2 yields the protein MGIRRWHDAATIVLGILELFLFRLATSQSFIGVNYGTIADNLPPPASTASLLMSTSIGKLRLYEPQPDLVAALAGSNISILLGIPNGAVPNLASSPAAAASWAAANIPTTVPVSAISVGNELLNSGDPTLAPQLLPAMQNLLAALPAGSTTKISTVHSMAVLSASDPPSSGAFHPNLTGSLDPVLDFLHQNGAPFMINPYPYFAYASDSRPETLAFCLFQPNAGRVDAVSGLTYTNMFDAQLDAIRAALDAKGYSDVDIVIAETGWPYKGDADEAGVTVDNAKAYNTNLVAHLKSQVGTPRTPGKSVDTYIFALYDEDLKGGPESERSFGLYKTDLTANYDVGLAKSSSTAAPTSLNPVPAQGSPQPSKGTMPTGFCETTAAVPGSTQGQQLPQSSSCYIPGGAVSRRTDASTRRLVLFGVLLYLVKVAGN
- the LOC136549134 gene encoding uncharacterized protein isoform X2; the encoded protein is MACCFVRVAAAPRRLLCRAAASRQLPSPLTVFRKGFPEQSVLPVTDSTECFQGPSVQNTPRIPLYDDSISSSILDTLSNPTEGVPHADPSKSRIMLVDGTSVMYRSYYKILAQLQHGQLEHADGNGDWVLTIFKALSLLLDMLEFIPSHAAVVFDHDGMTFRHMLYPAYKSNRTPTPDTVVQGMQYLKASIKAMSIKVIEVPGVEADDVIGTLAVNSVSAGYKVRIVSPDKDFFQVLSPSLRLLRIAPRGSGMVSFGVEDFVKRYGALKPSQFVDVVALSGDKADNIPGVEGIGDINAVKLITKFGSLENVLKSVDEVEDERIKQALISHSEQAILCKSLATLRSDLPHYMVPFKTANLVFKKPQDDGVKFIKLLRALEAYAEGSSADPIIRRATYLWNKLK
- the LOC136549118 gene encoding glucan endo-1,3-beta-glucosidase 7-like isoform X1, translating into MVPKERPWLPTCAYRWLVDMYNHCSFPPSQSFIGVNYGTIADNLPPPASTASLLMSTSIGKLRLYEPQPDLVAALAGSNISILLGIPNGAVPNLASSPAAAASWAAANIPTTVPVSAISVGNELLNSGDPTLAPQLLPAMQNLLAALPAGSTTKISTVHSMAVLSASDPPSSGAFHPNLTGSLDPVLDFLHQNGAPFMINPYPYFAYASDSRPETLAFCLFQPNAGRVDAVSGLTYTNMFDAQLDAIRAALDAKGYSDVDIVIAETGWPYKGDADEAGVTVDNAKAYNTNLVAHLKSQVGTPRTPGKSVDTYIFALYDEDLKGGPESERSFGLYKTDLTANYDVGLAKSSSTAAPTSLNPVPAQGSPQPSKGTMPTGFCETTAAVPGSTQGQQLPQSSSCYIPGGAVSRRTDASTRRLVLFGVLLYLVKVAGN
- the LOC136549134 gene encoding uncharacterized protein isoform X3, whose product is MACCFVRVAAAPRRLLCRAAASRQLPSPLTVFRKGFPEQSVLPVTDSTECFQGPSVQNTPRIPLYDDSISSSILDTLSNPTEGVPHADPSKSRIMLVDGTSVMYRSYYKILAQLQHGQLEHADGNGDWVLTIFKALSLLLDMLEFIPSHAAVVFDHDGVPYGHYTAMPSKECHMAKGMTFRHMLYPAYKSNRTPTPDTVVQGMQYLKASIKAMSIKVIEVPGVEADDVIGTLAVNSVSAGYKVRIVSPDKDFFQVLSPSLRLLRIAPRGSGMVSFGVEDFVKRYGALKPSQFVDVVALSGDKADNIPGVEGIGDINAVKLITKFGSLENVLKSVDEVEDERIKQALISHSEQAILCKSLATLRSDLPHYMVPFKTANLVFKKPQFLSHTASG
- the LOC136549134 gene encoding uncharacterized protein isoform X4, with the protein product MACCFVRVAAAPRRLLCRAAASRQLPSPLTVFRKGFPEQSVLPVTDSTECFQGPSVQNTPRIPLYDDSISSSILDTLSNPTEGVPHADPSKSRIMLVDGTSVMYRSYYKILAQLQHGQLEHADGNGDWVLTIFKALSLLLDMLEFIPSHAAVVFDHDGVPYGHYTAMPSKECHMAKGMTFRHMLYPAYKSNRTPTPDTVVQGMQYLKASIKAMSIKVIEVPGVEADDVIGTLAVNSVSAGYKVRIVSPDKDFFQVLSPSLRLLRIAPRGSGMVSFGVEDFVKRYGALKPSQFVDVVALSGDKADNIPGKEISFLFCTKVTKYTSGYRHIEIVLSCAGLPLFF
- the LOC136549118 gene encoding glucan endo-1,3-beta-glucosidase 7-like isoform X3; this translates as MSTSIGKLRLYEPQPDLVAALAGSNISILLGIPNGAVPNLASSPAAAASWAAANIPTTVPVSAISVGNELLNSGDPTLAPQLLPAMQNLLAALPAGSTTKISTVHSMAVLSASDPPSSGAFHPNLTGSLDPVLDFLHQNGAPFMINPYPYFAYASDSRPETLAFCLFQPNAGRVDAVSGLTYTNMFDAQLDAIRAALDAKGYSDVDIVIAETGWPYKGDADEAGVTVDNAKAYNTNLVAHLKSQVGTPRTPGKSVDTYIFALYDEDLKGGPESERSFGLYKTDLTANYDVGLAKSSSTAAPTSLNPVPAQGSPQPSKGTMPTGFCETTAAVPGSTQGQQLPQSSSCYIPGGAVSRRTDASTRRLVLFGVLLYLVKVAGN
- the LOC136549134 gene encoding uncharacterized protein isoform X1, whose product is MACCFVRVAAAPRRLLCRAAASRQLPSPLTVFRKGFPEQSVLPVTDSTECFQGPSVQNTPRIPLYDDSISSSILDTLSNPTEGVPHADPSKSRIMLVDGTSVMYRSYYKILAQLQHGQLEHADGNGDWVLTIFKALSLLLDMLEFIPSHAAVVFDHDGVPYGHYTAMPSKECHMAKGMTFRHMLYPAYKSNRTPTPDTVVQGMQYLKASIKAMSIKVIEVPGVEADDVIGTLAVNSVSAGYKVRIVSPDKDFFQVLSPSLRLLRIAPRGSGMVSFGVEDFVKRYGALKPSQFVDVVALSGDKADNIPGVEGIGDINAVKLITKFGSLENVLKSVDEVEDERIKQALISHSEQAILCKSLATLRSDLPHYMVPFKTANLVFKKPQDDGVKFIKLLRALEAYAEGSSADPIIRRATYLWNKLK